The following DNA comes from Acipenser ruthenus chromosome 58, fAciRut3.2 maternal haplotype, whole genome shotgun sequence.
TAAAAACATTAGaccagctattaccatttaagcatgagagagagagaaagagagagaaaatcaGTTTTATCAAAATGGCTTTTTATCAAAGCACAAGTGGGACTGAAGGCTGGTGGCACtaccaacataaaataaaaataaactagacATGGTCCGAGAAGTTAAACAGCatattaatgatttaaactataaTCCAAAAGCTTGACTATTTCATTTTTGAATGCTgttaacacaacctaataaaatTTGCTGTTATCTTGCTGAGCACAatgctacagttttgtacttcAAGCAACAACGTAtgtgaatacaatagcaaaaccgggacgattaACACATTTACTGTTTCTGGCTGGgacaaaatatttaaactgaCAACTGGGCCAATCCCAGTTTCCCCGGGACGTCTGGTAGCCCTAGTTTGAACACCCTATCTACACTGCAGCTATGGTTTTACAACAGCATCAAAGTGCGTTCCTGTAGACAGTGGCAGCGCCAGGCCCTCCACAGTGAGGGAGCTGAAGGAGGCTAGGCAAAAATTTGAGGAGGCTACACTCCACTGTGTGGGAGGGTATAATGGCAGGTATAATGTGGGCAGGTATAAagtcatgtcgtatgcagacaggctaaaagaattgaatctattcagccttgaacaaagaagactacgcggtgatctgattcaaacattcaaaatcctaaaaggtatagacaatgtcgacccggggggcttttttgacctgataaaagaaacaaggaccaggggtcacaaatggagattagataaattcAGGGGCACTGGAATGCAAAGCTCATTGAGCAGGCGCAGCACAAACCAGAGAGACGAAACTGGCGCCATTTCGGATCCACAACACAGTAGCAGCCAACATGGCTATCCCAGCATCCAGATTCATGACCTCCTCTTCACAACGCGATCCCGCCCTTATTCGACAGTGAGGTCAGCCAATCAGGCTCGCAAGGTTGGGTTTAGAGTGTTCCTGCAGCCAATAATACGTGACGATTCCAATCGGGCACGCCTACTAGAAGTGACGCTTTCACTTCGTTACAGGAAATTGAAACGCTTGCTTTGTTTATgctggggagagagaggagagacgagTACCTCGACTTCTGATTTTACAACATTTAATCacctgctgtttaaagtattaCGTTGGGTTAATGATTTCTATATTTTTGTTCGTTTATTACCTGCAATGACTTGTGAAACTCAGaccattttctgttttatttaagaatTCAGACAGACTGGAGCGTGAACGTTACTCCTTGCAAAAGTAAAACGAGtctgctgtttgttttctttcgttaTCACGCAAAAAGAAGTGCTGGTTTTATATAAATGTTAAttctcaagtaaaaaaaaaaactgctactcgagtctcaagctaacagtcagtgaagatggacgtcagcgtctccgtgtcgttctttcaagacgagctcgcctctaccatcgagcacgcagtgaaagcggctgtagacaccgtcttgtgccaaatcacaaaagttgtcggcggcaaattcactgaattccaaatggaaatggctggaaaggagaaagagaatgaaagtctgaagctgagattggaaatatcagagagcgagttgaaagcagtgcgggaatgcatgaacgctgcagatgcagacattaaacaacctctcagaaacatgaaccccgactgcaatgaacaagactttcagaggaacgagatccagggattatttcaaggtaagattgatctTTTTGATGGTATAGCTTGGTCATTCCAAGTAAACAGTTTAGTAAATTTAACAAACCTATAGTCCCATTGAGACTTTAACAAACCATATTGCAGAGTGTTAGGGTTAATGATTTGTGACCTTTGATATCAATCTACAGCAGCAAATTGGGTTTTCATgtttaattaaactgtttgcctacaaatatatttttagataAATGGTTGATTTTTAAGTCTGGGCGACTTTGTCTTGTCTTTTTGGGTTCCTGATGCCGATGGACACAACCCACCGCAACAATACTCTAgtatttttaaacacagcaaTACCTGTATGTGTATTTGTCAAACACTGCACTTTGTGTCTTAAGTTTGATACTTAAAATCcaacaaacaaaacctaactccttctGGGAGCGCTAACTAAACGATATAGAGTCCCCTTCTAACTGTCAGTTGGATAACGTGCTTGCTGACAAAATACAAACATGCACAATAATAAAGTTACAAAAACACAGATTCAAGATCAGTGATTCAATAATACAGTCTCTTTGTCAGGAGTCGGTTCTATACAGCCCTGGGTTCAATAAGCAGCGCGCTGTCTCGTGGCGCCCCGTAAGATATGTTAGGAGTTATTGAACAGTGTGTTTGGAGTGAGCAGTTTCACAACAGCAGGCAAGAAATAGctgtgtattaaaacagttgTGTTAAGCGAGttgcaattgtgtgtgtgtgtgtgtaatatatatatatatatatattatatatattgcacacacacatgtgtgtgtgtgtaatatatgttattatttgtttatttagcagacgcctttatccaaggcgacttacagagactagggtgtgtgaactatgcatcagctgcagagtcacttacaattacgtctcacccgaaagacggagcacaaggaggtgaagtgacttgctcagggtcacacagtgagtcagtggatgaggtgggatttgaaccggggacctcctggttacaagcccttttctttaaccactggaccacacagcctcctatgtgtgtgtataattatatatacagctctggaaaaaattaagagaccactgcaaaattatcagtttctctggttttactatttataggtatgtgtttgggtaaaatgaacatttttgttttattctataaactactgacaacatttctcccaaattccaaataacaatattgtcatttagagcatttatttgcagaaaatgacaactggtcaaaataacaaaaaagatgcagtgttgtcagacctcgaataatgcaaagaaaataagttcatattcatttttaaacaacacaatactaatgttttaacttgggAAGAGTTCAttaatcaatatttggtggaataaccctgattttcaagcacagctttcatgcgtcttggcatgctctccaccagtctttcacattgatgttgggtgactttatgccactcctggcgcaaaaattcaagcagctcggctttgtttgatggcttgtgaccatccatcttcctcttgatcacattccagaggttttcaatggggttcaggtctggagattgggctggccatgacagggtcttgatctggtggtcctccatccacaccttgattgacctggctgtgtggcatggagcattgtcctgctggaaaaaccaatcctcagagttggggaacattgtcagagcagaaggaagcaagtttttttccaggacaaccttgtacttggcttgattcatgccaaagctgcccgattccagccttgctgaagcacccccagatcatcaccgatcctccaccacatttcacagtgggtgcgagacactgtggcttgtaggcctctccaggtctccgtctaaccattagacgaccaggtgttgggcaaagctgaaaattggactcatctgggggtgcttcagcaaggctggaatcgggcagatttgtctttgtggaggacgcatgaatcaagccaagtacaaggttgtcctggaagaaaacttgcttccttctgctctgacaatgttcctcaactctgaggattggtttttccagcaggacaatgctccatgccacacagccaggtcaatcaaggtgtggatggaggaccaccagatcaagaccctgtcatggccagcccaatctccagacctgaaccccattgaaaacctctggaatgtgatcaagaggaagatggatggtcacaagccatcaaacaaagtcgAGCtccttgaatttttgcgccaagagtggcataaagtcacccaacatcaatgtgaaagactggtggagagcatgccaagacgcatgaaagctgtgcttgaaaatcagggttattccaccaaatattgatttctgaactcttcccaagttaaaacattagtattgtgttgtttaaaaatgaatatgaacttattttctttgcattattcgaggtctgacaacactgcatcttttttgttattttgaccagttgtcattttctgcaaataaatgctctaaatgacaatatttttatttggaatttgggagaaatgttgtcagtagtttatagaataaaacaaaaatgttcattttacccaaacacatacctataaatagtaaaaccagagaaactgataattttgcagtggtctcttaactttttccagagctgtgtatatatatatatatatatatatatatatatatatatatatatatatatataatataaattactactactgtatttaattaaatataattagttttaaatataattactactactttatttttgtaatgacaGTTACTGACACCTTTTTTTGTGGTTTAGCATCTTGAGGTGAGAGTCATATTTATCAAGTTAAAGAGTCCATGTTTCCTTTTATAAATACAATCGTATGCCATAAAATAccataatcagttttaaaaagccaaaaatgacaacaaaaatattacttatcaCACATGTGTTGGTCGTGCAAatccatttttgaaaaaaaatcaattttcagGCACTGCACTCATAATGCAAGCCGGCAATTTTATTGACTTGCTCAACGTTTCTGTTGCATGTTAATAAACGTACCTAGTGTATGTACGTACAATCCATGGCCTTAATACATCAAAATCTTGGAAAGGAAAGCATGTTATGTTTTGGAAATGATTTAAACGTGCAGTATTAACAGCGTTGTGGGCCTGTAGTATTCGATAAAAGcagattttaaaagcatttctaaTATATTGTAACGtactattgcaaaaaaaaaaaaaacaaccttgatcagaatattaaatatattgtgATATATATCGGATATCGTCCTGAACAtctaaaatatcatgatatattTTTTGAGGTATATTGCCCACCATCTTTAGTTTTGTTACGGTATTTTAAAAGAGACTTTAATTTGAATTTTAGATGCATACCCTGAAAAAGCGTCATCCATTTAGattttagaatattttttgtaatgaaaaGTGTAAGGGTCAGTTGTacagaaaatgcttttaaaattccagtctaacacatacaaataaatgAGAGGTTTACTTTGATACAATCCCTAAGTCAAGGCAAATAACACAGCAGGTTGATAGGAGttgtaataaatattgtatttaataacacaaaatataaaacatggaaataatgggatgaaatgttctttattttttttaatttccaaaaATAATTTCAGCTTCAATTTGAGGCATTGATCACCCCTCTACCACAGATACTTCAGAAGCAATGTTGGATCCAGCCTCATTCCCAGCTCCCCATCCTGTAGTGTCTAGAGGCCATCATTTCTATTGGCCAGgagcccagtgagctcaagcagacacctgcagggctggcctttgtcttcctgGTAGCTCGCTGTCCACTTCCACTGTCAAGCTCCTGGGTGTGAATTCATTTGGTTGTGTTATTAGAAGACATATTGTCCCTAGCTATTGTGGGGTTTGCTGCAGTGAGGGCAaattctgacaaggggctggctttgtagaggaacctGGCTAGTAAGTAAGAGTTTTATAATGTTGTACAATTTTCTTTctcacagatcccaaagagagttGTGCTTTACCTAAACCTGAAGCGCCAAGaatagaagcagtttacacacaagaggagccctttgaccaggagtggtgtgcaagtctaaagcaggttacagagccGACATCTTTTAAAGATGAAGAGGTTCCTCAACTGGAGTGTGTtactattaaagaggaattctttgaacaggaatgtgtccccatcgcagaggaagttcctgctgaaaataatgtctgtacacttgaggagaacaaccagctgggatccagcctgtgtgatgattgtccacctgaatgtgaactgggatttagaggtaattatacaaaacaagaaacattgaGCTGCCTGTTAGTTACTAGACTGTAGAAGTGTGGTGAAGATTTCTTTTGGTAATTCCAGCTTAATTGAACCTAACCACTATGTCAGTGGCTTGCAAGTTGCAACATAACTGTCCTTGCTACTGTGGCATCTGCTAGATGTGTACCCACTATCATGTCTGTtttgaatgctgttagatctttgcctttccctgtttctggtagactgtttgcagttgtgctgctcccacagctttgtAATATTATTGAAATTGAATTTCcctgaaacaaacagaaatatacatacaaaacataaaaatatttttctatccAACAAAGTACAACAAAACACCTGCATATTATATTTACTTCAGCAAATACAAACATACCAAGGCTCCAACAAGTCAGtataaaacaaatgcatacagtataatgAAAAAAGGCAAAGCTTGTATGTAACAGCGTTATTTACAACCAACACAACCCCCTACTTCTGGTAAATCAATCCAGCCACAATCAAATCAAACAGATTACAGATATTCAATACCCAATACTAACTGCCttgctatttatttttgcattgtttCTAGCATATGATTCAATTGCTTATAAACATTGCATCGTACAGTTTTATTAAAAGTTTGGTATACCAGcgatatttcactttttttttttttttttaagcttgtatCTCATCTATATCCATGTCTGAGGCAGACGAGAATGATTTCGGATCACTTTCTTCATCAGAATGAATTTCTGAAACCATCTCATCTCGGGCGCATCCATCTTTGTTTTGGTGTGCTTCAAACATGGACAGCTTCAAAAGTTCAAACGTGAACACACGTCACTTCCAGGTCATAAGTGAATCCCTTCTGTGTATACGGAAGACTGATCTGAGCGTGTTGATGCGATAATGATTATTGCAGCGCCTGAACAAAAACACGGGCGTTCCAGTAATCTACAGGACGGGCGTTCTGGGGTTTAGAGGGTtaataatcaaagtgatattCTCAAGCATTTGTCCTTATTGGCACCCATTATATTCTGCCTGGCAAATCTCAATGTGATGGTAATAAAAGGAGGCTGGTatgaacaggagtgatattaagcgggtttgactgtattctcctcagagttcactctaggagttggtcatggttatgaggggaagccctgcagaagagtgaatgtgtaagaatgctgtacaataacctttgtctcttctctttttttagttttttctctggCTGCTAAAGGAaatcacaaaggagagaaaccttatcactgctctgagtgtgggaagagtttcacgcaGTTACAGtatcttaaaagacaccagcatgttcacacaggagagaaaccttatcgctgctctgagtgtgggaggagtttcacgctgttacaaaatcttaaaagacaccagcgcgttcacacaggagagaaaccttatcactgctctgtgtgtgggaagagattcacacagttaggacatcttcaatcacaccagcgcattcacacaggagagaaaccttatcactgcacagaGTGTGCGAGGAGTTTCACGCTGTTACAgaatcttaaaagacaccagtgcagtcacacaggagagaagccttaTCACTGTACTCAATGCGAGAAGAGTTTCACATATTTAAGTTCCTTGAAAATGCACCAGCGGACTCACAAAGAGAAATCTTATCAATGTAGTGAATGTTTGAAGAGATTCTGTCAGTTATcaaaccttaaaagacaccaaaAAAATTCACACGAGAGTGAAGCCCTATCCCTGTACTGAATGAGGGGAAAAAATGACTGGGTCTTGAAGGACACAAGATAATTTAGAGTTTTAGACTCTTGAAGAGACCTAAACACCAGGAGTACATTTCAGATCAAAAACCTACATTCATGGATGGGACATATGAACTACTGCATCTTGTTTGGACCGTTCATCATCTTGTTGACCATTCAAATTTTGTTGTCACATTAGTATAtgtaatacagtgctccctcgctataacgcaggtctcgggggacacacaatataagCGTTATaaacgagggggagggggaggagggcgctgcgggacacaacacacatctgactaaaatacaaaataaaataactccctctctataatgcacatatagtgaataAAGCAGCATGTAATCAACactattttttacaaaaagaaaaggtaacattcccactcaattggcgttttttaaactataaatagcctggctaaacggtggtaaggagttcagttcgaagcgacagacaagcaaaccaactGCGAGAAGGAGAgagcgggtcgggcgaggggGAAGAGGGGACGGGCTCGCCCCAAGCTCGGCTGCAGGAGCGGGGCTGAAGTGTCTCATCTCCCAgaaaaagctgcagctcctctcgcagcaaaaaagtaaatacattaggaaagataaccacgtaataggcctaatatttatttagttatgaaATGAATGTTGAATAAGacgtctgtgttataaagtgccaacgcagcttttcttcagttcagatactgtatcaaaagggagagcctgagaagttgtttacagtttgaacaacactggtactgtatttat
Coding sequences within:
- the LOC117407563 gene encoding uncharacterized protein LOC117407563 isoform X2 is translated as MDVSVSVSFFQDELASTIEHAVKAAVDTVLCQITKVVGGKFTEFQMEMAGKEKENESLKLRLEISESELKAVRECMNAADADIKQPLRNMNPDCNEQDFQRNEIQGLFQDPKESCALPKPEAPRIEAVYTQEEPFDQEWCASLKQVTEPTSFKDEEVPQLECVTIKEEFFEQECVPIAEEVPAENNVCTLEENNQLGSSLCDDCPPECELGFRACISSISMSEADENDFGSLSSSE
- the LOC117407563 gene encoding zinc finger protein 892-like isoform X1 — protein: MDVSVSVSFFQDELASTIEHAVKAAVDTVLCQITKVVGGKFTEFQMEMAGKEKENESLKLRLEISESELKAVRECMNAADADIKQPLRNMNPDCNEQDFQRNEIQGLFQDPKESCALPKPEAPRIEAVYTQEEPFDQEWCASLKQVTEPTSFKDEEVPQLECVTIKEEFFEQECVPIAEEVPAENNVCTLEENNQLGSSLCDDCPPECELGFRVFSLAAKGNHKGEKPYHCSECGKSFTQLQYLKRHQHVHTGEKPYRCSECGRSFTLLQNLKRHQRVHTGEKPYHCSVCGKRFTQLGHLQSHQRIHTGEKPYHCTECARSFTLLQNLKRHQCSHTGEKPYHCTQCEKSFTYLSSLKMHQRTHKEKSYQCSECLKRFCQLSNLKRHQKNSHESEALSLY